Within Candidatus Methylomirabilota bacterium, the genomic segment CTACATCGACAAGAACCTCCTGCCCGACGAGCGCGTGGTCTATCGCGCCCGGCTCCACTGGATCGTGTTCGTCAAGGCGGTCGTCGTCCTGGCGCTCGGCCTGGCGCTCCTCTTCGTCCTCGGGCCCGGCGCGCGCTGGGTCGGCGGCGCGGTCGTCGTCGTCGGGCTCCTCCTGCTCGTCCCGCCGCTCGTCGCCTACCGGACGACGGAGTTCGGCGTGACGAACAAGCGCGTGATCGTCAAGACCGGGTTCATCCGCCGCCACACGCTCGAGCTCCTGCTGCGGCAGGTCGAGGCGATCTCCGTGGACCAGAGCCTGACGGGCCGGCTCCTCGGCTTCGGCTCCCTCACGCTCACGGGGACGGGGGGCGTGCGCGAGGAGTTCCACCGCGTCGTGAGCCCGCTCGAGTTCCGTCGGCGGATCCAGGCGCAGACCGCCTAGCGTCGCTACCGCCCGCGCGGCTCCGCGCGGTCGTCCAGCCCACATGAACCAGAGCCACGAGCCCTTCGACACGTCGGCGCCGGCGCGCGGCGGCCGCCCGTGGGTCCGCTGGGTCATCGCGACGGCGGCGGCGGCCGTGGTGGCCGCGTGGTTCACGGGCGCCTTCGTCGCCGTGCGCTACGAGGCGCGGCTCGGCCGGATGGCGCGCGAGATGGCCGCGCTCCACGCGAAGCTCGAGCGCGACGTGACCGCGCTGAACGAGGAGCTCGCGCAGTACCGGAGCGCGGCGGACCTCCTGCGCGACCCGGCGACGCGGGTGGTGACGCTCCGCGGGCTCGGGCCGAGCCCCGGGGCGACGGCCCGCGTCATCTGGCACCCGACGGCCGGCGGCCACCTGTTCGCCGCGAACCTGCCGCCGGCGCCGGCGGGCAAGGCGTACGAGCTGTGGACCCTCGCCGACGCGGCGCCGCGCCCGGCGGGTGTCTTCCGCGTGGATGCCGCGGGGCGGGGGAGCCTCCGCATCGCGCCCGTCGAGGGCGGCGTGGCCGTGAAGGTCTTCGCGGTCACCCTCGAGCCCGAGGACGGTGTGCTCGCGCCGACCGGACCCATGGTCCTGGCGTCGAAGTAGTCGGGGTATACTGCCTGCGCAGCCCATCTCGTGTGCCGGAGGAGTCCTGATGAGCCTGCCCAAACCCGTCGAGGCGTTGTGGAGCGAGCTGGAGCGGGTGCGCGCCGACGTGCTCCGTGAGGCCGAGGGGCTGTCGCAACGCCAGGCGGACTGGAAACCCGGCGAGAAGGACTGGTCCGTCGGCGAGATCATCGACCACCTGACGATCGCCGAGGTCGCGACGGGCAAGCTCACGACCAAGCTGACGCGGGAAGCCGAGGCCGCGGGCGCTCTGGCGCCGTGGCCGGCCGAGCTCGCGTTCAAGTCCCTGCCGCCCGATCCGCCGGGCCCGGCCGAGGCGCCGCCCGTCGTGTGGCCGACGGCCGGCAAGCCGATCGGCGAGCTCATCGCCACCATGAAGGCGACGCGGCAGCGGAGCCGGCAGTCGATCGAGAAGCTCGCGGGCGTGGATCCGCGGGGGCTCCGCTTCAAGCACTTCCGTCTGGGCGATCTCGACCTCGCGCAATGGTGGCAGCTCCAGGCGCGGCACGACGGGATCCACCTCGCCCAGCTCCGCGACGTGCGGCGGGCGGCGGGGTTC encodes:
- a CDS encoding PH domain-containing protein, producing the protein MVYRARLHWIVFVKAVVVLALGLALLFVLGPGARWVGGAVVVVGLLLLVPPLVAYRTTEFGVTNKRVIVKTGFIRRHTLELLLRQVEAISVDQSLTGRLLGFGSLTLTGTGGVREEFHRVVSPLEFRRRIQAQTA
- a CDS encoding DinB family protein, yielding MSLPKPVEALWSELERVRADVLREAEGLSQRQADWKPGEKDWSVGEIIDHLTIAEVATGKLTTKLTREAEAAGALAPWPAELAFKSLPPDPPGPAEAPPVVWPTAGKPIGELIATMKATRQRSRQSIEKLAGVDPRGLRFKHFRLGDLDLAQWWQLQARHDGIHLAQLRDVRRAAGF